From the genome of Globicephala melas chromosome 11, mGloMel1.2, whole genome shotgun sequence, one region includes:
- the RPL32 gene encoding large ribosomal subunit protein eL32, translated as MAALRPLVKPKIVKKRTKKFIRHQSDRYVKIKRNWRKPRGIDNRVRRRFKGQILMPNIGYGSNKKTKHMLPSGFRKFLVHNVKELEVLLMCNKSYCAEIAHNVSSKNRKAIVERAAQLAIRVTNPNARLRSEENE; from the exons ATGGCTGCCCTCAGACCCCTCGTGAAGCCCAAGATCGTCAAAAAGAGGACCAAGAAGTTCATCCGGCACCAGTCAGACCGATATGTCAAAATTAAG CGGAACTGGCGGAAACCCAGAGGCATTGACAACAGGGTGCGCAGGAGATTCAAGGGCCAGATCTTGATGCCCAACATCGGTTACGGGagcaacaagaaaacaaagcacaTGCTGCCCAGCGGCTTCCGGAAGTTCCTGGTCCACAACGTCAAGGAGCTTGAAGTGCTGCTGATGTGCAACAA GTCTTACTGTGCTGAGATTGCGCACAACGTCTCCTCCAAGAACCGCAAAGCCATTGTGGAGAGAGCAGCCCAGCTGGCCATCAGAGTCACCAATCCCAATGCCAGGCTGCGCAGCGAAGAAAATGAATAG